Within Actinoplanes sp. L3-i22, the genomic segment GACAGTGATTTCGGCGGGGACGGAACGGTGCCGCGGTTCTCCGCCCTGCCGCCGGGGGGCGAGGCTCAGGCGCTCTATCTGTCGCAGTCGGCCAGCGGCCTGCTGAGAGATCAGGCGGTGCTGGACTCGGTGCGAGGCATCCTGGCCGGAACCGGCACGGGGAGTTCGCTGTGATGCAACGGCATGGCATCGGTGTCGATGCGCCCGAGGTCGTGACGGCCGGCCGGGAGTTCGCCGTGATCGTTCTCGGGGTTTCGAGCCCGGCCGAGATCGTGGTGCGCATCGTCGAGGTGGATTCCGGCCGCAGGTTCTTTGTCGCACCGGTTCGTCGGACCGGCGTCGCTGAGCTGACGGCCGGCGTGCGTCTCGACGCCCCCGGCCTGTTCCGGATCGAGGTCAGCGACGGTCGGTACCCAGTTGAGCGCCTGCTGCTGGTCGTTCCGGACGCCGAGGAGTGATCTCGCGCTGAGCTTGCGGGCATGGAAATACCCTTGCGCAATGGTCAAGAAACGTTGACCATTGAGCGCATGCCTGCCGATGAGCTTCCCGAGACGTTCCATGTCACCACCGACGAGCAGCTACGTGCCGTCTCCAACCTCACCCGCCACCGGATCATGGCGGTGCTGCGCTTCGAGCCCGCGACGATCACGCAGATCGCCGACCGGGTGGGCCTGGCGAAGGGAAGTTCGAGCTACCACGTGCGGCTGCTCGAACGCGCCGGCCTGGTGAAGGTGGTCCGCACGCGCAAGGTCCGCGGGGTCGTCGAGCGGTACTACGCGATGGCCGCGCGCTCCATCGAGCTGCCGGATCCGGGCGAGGGCGGCCCCGATGTGCTGATGCGGCACGCGGTGGCGGACCTGGAGGCCGCGCCGGCCGACGGCGAGCGGCACGTCCGGATGGCGCACCTGCGGCTGACCGAGGAGCAGTTCGCGCAGCTGGGTGCGCGGCTGGAGGCCCTGGCCGATGAGTACCGGCAGCTGTCCGATGCGTCGCTGCCGGACGTGTCCCTGGTCTTCGCGCTGTTCCGGCCGGCGCAGCCCGGCCGGGTCGAGGGGGACGCGAAATGACCACCGACGCTCGCACGTTGCCGACCGGGTTCGGCCGGCTGTGGACCGCGCAGACGATCTCTTCGCTCGGTGACGGGGTGACCCACGCCGCGCTGCCGCTGCTCGCGTTGACGCTGACCCGGGATCCGATGGGGCTGGCGGTGGTCACGGCCGCCGGGACGCTGCCGTGGCTGATGTTCGGGGTGCTCGGCGGTGCGCTGGTGGACCGCTGGGACCGGCGGCGCACGATGTGGGTCACCGACGCGGCGCGTGCCGTGCTGCTGGCGATACCGGCGGTCGCGGCCGGGCTCGACGTGCTGAGCATTCCGCTGCTCGCGGCCGTCGCCTTCCTGCTCGGCCTCGGTGGACTCTTCTTCGACACGGCCGCGTCGGCCTATCTGCCGGATCTGCTCGGGCGCGACCCCGCGCTGCTGGAGCGCGCCAACGCCCGCCTGCGCGGCGCCCAGACCGCCGCGTCCGGCTTCGTGGGGCCGCCGGCGGGCAGCGTCCTGCTCGCGCTCGGGCGGGCGGTGCCGCTGTTCGCCGACGCGATCTCGTTCGCGCTGTCCGCGCTGCTCGTGCGGTCGCTGCCGGCCGCGCCCAAGCCCGCAGCGCAGGCGCGGGAGTCGCTGCTG encodes:
- a CDS encoding transcriptional regulator; protein product: MPADELPETFHVTTDEQLRAVSNLTRHRIMAVLRFEPATITQIADRVGLAKGSSSYHVRLLERAGLVKVVRTRKVRGVVERYYAMAARSIELPDPGEGGPDVLMRHAVADLEAAPADGERHVRMAHLRLTEEQFAQLGARLEALADEYRQLSDASLPDVSLVFALFRPAQPGRVEGDAK